One genomic segment of Motacilla alba alba isolate MOTALB_02 chromosome 1A, Motacilla_alba_V1.0_pri, whole genome shotgun sequence includes these proteins:
- the LOC119708616 gene encoding serine-threonine kinase receptor-associated protein gives MAMRQTPLTCSGHTRPVVDLAFSGVTPYGYFLISACKDGKPMLRQGDTGDWIGTFLGHKGAVWGATLNTDATKAATAAADFTAKVWDAVSGDELITLAHKHIVKSVDFSQDSNYLLTGGQDKLLRIYDLSKPEAEPDVVSGHTSGIKKALWSSDDKQILSADDKTVRLWDRSTMTEVKSLNVAMSVSSMEYVPEGQILVITYGKTIAFHSAETLEQIKSFEAPATINSASLHPAKECLVAGGEDFKLYKYDYNTGEELESYKGHFGPIHCVRFSPDGELYASGSEDGTLRLWQTTVGKTYGLWKCVVPEEENAEAAKARTTLPGTAEEEIVAEEIASENSDTVYSSTPEVKA, from the exons aTGGCCATGAGGCAGACCCCGCTCACCTGCTCCGGCCACACGCGGCCCGTGGTGGACCTGGCCTTCAGCGGCGTCACCCCCTACGGATATTTCCTCATCAGCGCCTGCAAGG aTGGCAAGCCTATGCTGCGCCAGGGGGACACGGGAGACTGGATTGGCACGTTTCTGGGTCACAAAGGGGCTGTTTGGGGTGCCACCCTGAACACAGATGCCACTAAagcagctacagcagcagcagactttACAGC CAAAGTGTGGGATGCCGTGTCAGGCGATGAACTAATCACACTGGCTCACAAACACATTGTCAAAAGTGTGGACTTTTCACAG GATAGCAATTATCTGTTAACAGGTGGACAAGATAAGCTCTTGCGTATCTACGACTTGAGCAAGCCTGAAGCAG aacCTGATGTTGTCAGTGGACATACTTCTGGCATTAAAAAGGCCTTGTGGAGCAGTGATGACAAACAGATTCTTTCAGCTGATGATAAAACTGTCCG cCTCTGGGACCGGAGTACCATGACTGAGGTGAAGTCACTAAATGTGGCAATGTCAGTGAGCAGCATGGAGTATGTTCCAGAAGGACAGATACTGGTGATAACCTATGGGAAGACTATTGCTTTTCATAGTGCAGAAAC TCTAGAGCAGATTAAATCATTTGAAGCACCTGCTACAATCAATTCTGCATCTCTTCACCCTGCGAAAGAATGTTTGGTTGCAGGTGGTGAAGATTTTAAACTCTATAAATATGACTATAATACAGGAGAAGAATTAG AATCTTACAAAGGGCACTTTGGCCCCATCCACTGCGTGAGATTTAGCCCTGATGGAGAGTTATATGCAAGTGGCTCCGAGGATGGCACACTAAGGCTGTGGCAGACAACAGTAGGGAAAACCTATGGCCTTTGGAAGTGTGTAGTTCCTG AAGAGGAGaatgcagaagcagcaaaagcaaGGACTACCCTTCCAGGAACTGCAGAGGAGGAAATAG TTGCAGAAGAGATTGCCTCTGAAAACTCAGATACAGTGTACAGCTCAACTCCTGAAGTGAAAGCCTGA